The Coffea arabica cultivar ET-39 chromosome 9e, Coffea Arabica ET-39 HiFi, whole genome shotgun sequence genome has a window encoding:
- the LOC140014851 gene encoding uncharacterized protein: protein MSSDNCMVLQLYWGGKIIYAAGSIFYDPPMPKKVLFLTEMVGYDELLDRVYNIMGLDRNRQRINLIFRNCPQPGIFGAMPLVDDNGVAGMYYLKSGSRQPTEIYVEVEEISNYCGHDSQTFEIGSGIQAEPPYHLFDPTNLHHSQLTQVEAVDDLPSRTGRRKGNMRCREIDRPTTSSRPSMHKSTIMAHAADILTSSMLDPLPYTDIDLVDVEIGSEPEPDDDNSGSDDDQDDVYPVHSIQARDQTTFAEPFLGSEGPSLRYEAGVDAILQFDPLDTREAEKLKFWSERTKELELGQLFETKEHIKRAVKLWSIKENREFKVRASTPTTWFVRCRARNSTPPCNWQLRATLRASHKMWMIVSLTPGHTCVRVCNTNDHRGLSADLIAQHIIPHILNGPLYKVKEIQTSVKKEFHVDVTYKKAWYARRRAIDIVYGDWPTSISQLPTYVDELQLSNPGTVVVWDHHPLSTVSQTIFDYIFWAFAPAIQAFRHLKPVICVDGTFLKGPYRGKLLVAIGFDACNHLFPLAFALVDEENNRSWSWFMRLLRIHVCRDVQNVCVISDRHHGIIHAMRCLEEWKEPLGVHRFCLVHIRSNFTQKFRNERLKSLMWGAGKANQTRKYEDYMSVIFSISPEAYAWLTGGSVRPEQWALCKDGGYRWGHATTNMAECFNNLLRESRFLPITALIRYTFNQTVDLFVKNHKMAWDQVYHLPLYGWEKYVANEQKGRAHSVQVFDHRRGIYCITTAYRQAHIGGHAQTVDIGNRTCTCGKWRELRFPCSHAIAAYFRSGLNPMSLVGPEYTFEAYQATYESPFNPLRDPKYWPVAELKLSLLTDRLKQKAPGPLKTSRIRNEMDRKCPDAPRRCTNCLQPGHTAPNCPFSGYFYK, encoded by the exons ATGTCGAGCGATAACTGTATGGTACTACAACTATATTGGGGAGGAAAAATTATATACGCTGCAGGCTCAATTTTTTACGATCCACCTATGCCCAAAAAAGTTCTCTTCTTGACAGAAATGGTGGGATACGATGAATTATTAGACAGAGTATACAATATCATGGGTTTAGATCGAAATAGGCAAAGGATAAATTTGATATTTCGAAATTGCCCCCAACCTGGTATTTTTGGTGCGATGCCTTTGGTTGATGATAATGGAGTGGCTGGTATGTACTACCTAAAATCTGGTAGTCGACAACCCACTGAAATTTATGTTGAAGTTGAGGAGATTTCGAATTATTGTGGCCATGATAGTCAAACATTTGAAATTGGAAGTGGGATTCAGGCCGAACCACCTTACCATTTATTCGACCCTACAAATCTCCACCATAGTCAGCTTACTCAAGTAGAGGCGGTCGATGATCTCCCGTCCCGAACAGGACGCCGAAAAGGCAATATGCGCTGCAGAGAAATTGACCGTCCAACCACCAGTAGTCGGCCAAGTATGCATAAGTCAACAATTATGGCTCATGCTGCGGATATCCTGACTTCCTCAATGTTAGACCCTCTTCCGTATACCGACATTGATTTAGTTGATGTCGAAATTGGTTCCGAGCCAGAGCCGGATGATGACAATTCTGGTAGTGACGACGACCAAGATGATGTTTATCCGGTTCATTCTATCCAAGCACGGGATCAGACGACATTTGCTGAACCTTTTCTCGGAAGTGAAGGTCCCAGTTTGCGATATGAAGCAGGAGTTGATGCTATACTGCAATTCGACCCGCTCGATACTAGAGAGGCCGAAAAGCTAAAGTTCTGGAGTGAGCGCACGAAAGAATTGGAGTTGGGCCAACTGTTCGAGACGAAAGAACATATAAAGCGAGCAGTTAAATTGTGGTCCATAAAGGAGAACAGAGAGTTCAAAGTTCGGGCTAGCACACCTACAACTTGGTTTGTGCGTTGTAGAGCCCGAAACTCCACACCTCCGTGCAATTGGCAACTTCGTGCAACTCTCCGTGCCTCTCACAAAATGTGGATGATCGTGTCACTTACACCTGGGCATACATGTGTCCGTGTGTGCAATACCAATGACCATCGGGGGTTGAGTGCCGATCTAATTGCCCAACATATTATTCCCCACATTTTGAATGGTCCGCTGTACAAAGTGAAGGAAATTCAGACTTCTGTGAAAAAGGAGTTTCACGTCGATGTGACGTACAAAAAGGCTTGGTACGCCAGACGTCGGGCCATTGACATTGTTTATGGTGATTGGCCGACATCTATTTCACAACTCCCAACATACGTAGATGAACTACAATTGTCCAATCCTGGGACGGTTGTAGTTTGGGACCATCATCCATTGAGTACAGTATCGCAGACGATTTTTGACTATATATTTTGGGCATTTGCTCCTGCTATCCAAGCATTCCGTCACCTGAAACCGGTCATTTGTGTGGACGGAACATTCTTAAAGGGGCCATATCGAGGGAAATTGCTAGTGGCGATTGGGTTTGATGCCTGTAACCATTTATTCCCTCTAGCATTTGCACTTGTTGATGAGGAGAACAATCGAAGTTGGAGTTGGTTCATGAGATTGTTGCGCATTCACGTATGTCGAGATGTACAAAATGTATGCGTAATTTCAGACCGACACCACGGGATTATCCACGCCATGCGGTGTCTAGAGGAGTGGAAAGAGCCGTTGGGGGTCCATCGATTCTGCTTGGTTCACATTCGCAGTAATTTCACTCAGAAATTTAGGAATGAAAG GTTAAAGAGTCTCATGTGGGGTGCCGGAAAGGCAAATCAGACTCGCAAATACGAGGATTATATGAGTGTCATCTTTAGTATTTCACCCGAGGCATATGCCTGGCTAACTGGTGGATCCGTTAGACCGGAGCAGTGGGCCTTATGTAAGGATGGAGGGTATCGTTGGGGTCATGCAACAACAAACATGGCGGAGTGCTTCAATAACTTGCTGCGAGAAAGTCGCTTCCTTCCAATCACTGCCTTGATCCGATACACCTTCAACCAAACAGTGGATTTGTTTGTGAAAAATCACAAGATGGCCTGGGATCAGGTGTATCACTTGCCACTGTATGGCTGGGAAAAATATGTTGCAAATGAGCAAAAGGGTAGGGCGCACTCGGTGCAGGTGTTCGATCATAGGCGGGGAATTTACTGCATAACCACTGCATATCGCCAAGCTCATATAGGTGGTCATGCTCAAACCGTTGACATTGGAAATCGCACGTGTACATGTGGAAAATGGAGAGAACTCAGATTTCCATGTTCGCATGCGATTGCAGCATATTTTAGGTCAGGTCTTAATCCGATGTCACTTGTCGGGCCGGAGTACACATTTGAGGCTTATCAAGCCACATATGAGAGTCCTTTCAACCCGTTAAGAGACCCGAAATATTGGCCTGTAGCAGAGTTGAAACTAAGCCTCCTAACTGATCGTTTGAAGCAAAAAGCACCTGGACCATTGAAGACCAGTAGAATAAGGAATGAAATGGATCGAAAATGCCCTGATGCACCGCGTCGCTGTACTAATTGCTTACAACCCGGGCACACTGCTCCTAATTGTCCATTTAGTggttatttttataaataa